In Meiothermus ruber DSM 1279, the following proteins share a genomic window:
- the ffh gene encoding signal recognition particle protein: MFESLSQRIRAAVDKLRGRGRITEADLKATLREIRMSLLEADVNFEVAKNFVNKVQEKTLGQAVLESLTPAEQILSVVYEELVEMLGGEAKQPLLKNEGNLWFMVGLQGSGKTTTSGKLAHFYKSKGRRPLLVAADTQRPAAREQLRILGEKIGVPVLEVADGERPETTRARLQQHLTFDYRDLVIVDTAGRLQIDQALMDELAQLKQVMGPSETLLVVDSMTGQEALNVSKAFDERIGVTGLILTKLDGDARGGAALSARYVTGKPIYFAGVSEKVEGLEPFYPDRLAQRILGMGDLQTLLEKARQAELEAPQKDLKEITLEDLITQMRQMRKMGSFTEILGMIPGISRMLPPGFSVDEKQVNRMEAIVLSMTPKERRDPRILNASRRKRIAAGSGTTVQEVNRLIKTFEDTKQMLKTLAKQQARGGRGLFRR; the protein is encoded by the coding sequence ATGTTTGAAAGCCTCTCCCAACGCATCCGAGCCGCAGTTGACAAGCTGCGTGGGCGGGGGCGTATCACTGAAGCCGACCTCAAGGCCACCCTGCGCGAGATCCGCATGTCGCTGCTGGAGGCCGATGTCAACTTCGAGGTGGCTAAAAACTTCGTAAACAAGGTGCAGGAGAAGACCCTGGGCCAGGCTGTGCTGGAGAGCCTGACCCCGGCGGAACAGATCCTGAGCGTGGTTTACGAAGAGCTGGTCGAGATGCTGGGTGGGGAGGCCAAACAGCCCCTGCTCAAGAACGAGGGCAACCTGTGGTTCATGGTGGGCTTGCAGGGCTCGGGAAAGACCACCACCTCGGGTAAGCTGGCCCACTTCTACAAGTCCAAAGGGCGGCGTCCGCTGCTGGTCGCGGCCGATACCCAGCGGCCCGCGGCCCGCGAGCAGCTCCGCATCCTGGGCGAAAAGATCGGGGTGCCGGTGCTGGAAGTGGCCGACGGTGAGCGCCCCGAGACCACCCGCGCGCGCTTGCAGCAGCACCTGACCTTCGACTACCGCGACCTGGTAATCGTCGATACGGCGGGCCGCCTCCAGATTGACCAGGCCCTGATGGACGAGCTGGCCCAGCTCAAGCAGGTGATGGGCCCCTCCGAGACCCTGCTGGTGGTGGACAGCATGACCGGCCAGGAGGCTCTGAACGTCTCCAAAGCCTTTGACGAGCGCATCGGGGTAACCGGCCTGATTCTAACCAAACTGGATGGCGATGCCCGGGGCGGCGCGGCGCTTTCGGCCCGGTATGTGACCGGCAAACCCATCTACTTTGCGGGGGTTTCGGAAAAGGTCGAAGGCCTGGAGCCCTTCTACCCCGACCGGCTGGCCCAGCGCATCCTGGGCATGGGCGACCTGCAGACCCTTCTGGAAAAAGCCAGACAGGCCGAGCTCGAGGCCCCGCAAAAAGACCTCAAGGAGATCACCCTCGAGGACCTCATCACCCAGATGCGCCAGATGCGCAAGATGGGCAGCTTCACCGAGATCCTGGGCATGATACCGGGTATATCCAGAATGCTACCCCCCGGCTTCTCGGTGGACGAAAAGCAGGTTAATCGCATGGAGGCCATCGTGCTCTCCATGACCCCTAAAGAACGCCGCGACCCCCGCATTCTGAATGCCTCGCGCCGCAAGCGCATTGCGGCGGGTTCTGGCACGACGGTGCAGGAGGTTAACCGCCTCATCAAAACCTTCGAGGACACCAAGCAGATGCTGAAAACCCTGGCCAAGCAGCAGGCTCGAGGGGGGCGGGGTTTGTTCAGGAGATAG
- the rpsP gene encoding 30S ribosomal protein S16: protein MTKIRLSRFGSKGNPHYRIVVMDSRTKRDGGYIERIGYYDPRKTTKDWLKIDQERLQYWLGVGAQPTDTVKKLIKQANPGA, encoded by the coding sequence ATGACCAAGATTCGTTTGTCCCGTTTCGGTTCCAAAGGCAACCCCCATTACCGCATTGTGGTGATGGACAGCCGTACCAAGCGCGATGGTGGCTACATCGAGCGCATCGGCTACTACGACCCGCGCAAGACCACCAAAGACTGGCTGAAGATCGACCAGGAGCGCCTTCAGTACTGGCTGGGGGTGGGTGCCCAGCCCACCGATACCGTAAAAAAACTCATCAAGCAGGCCAACCCAGGGGCCTAA
- a CDS encoding KH domain-containing protein, translating into MKDLVEYLAKAVVDHPASIRVDERRGREGLVYYIETHPEDKGRIIGRQGRVIESIRTVVRSFAKGRVSVEVR; encoded by the coding sequence ATGAAAGACCTCGTGGAGTACCTGGCAAAAGCAGTGGTCGACCACCCGGCCTCGATTCGCGTGGATGAGCGCCGGGGCCGCGAAGGGTTGGTGTACTACATCGAGACCCACCCCGAGGACAAAGGCCGGATTATCGGCCGGCAGGGCCGCGTAATCGAGAGCATCCGCACGGTGGTGCGCTCGTTTGCCAAGGGCCGGGTTTCGGTGGAAGTACGCTGA
- the rimM gene encoding ribosome maturation factor RimM (Essential for efficient processing of 16S rRNA) — MRRIEIGRIGKAYGMAGGLKFRGEPVIFDLERIYLEGLGYRAIEEIEEHSGEIVLFLTGVEGRQEAEQLVGLRVYADQADLPPLEEGEYYYFELIGRPVFVDGQPFGEVVDVEDGAQERLIIKARGASLRAQSKTYMVPFQAPYVKVEADGIYIESIPGLLD; from the coding sequence ATGCGGCGCATCGAAATTGGACGCATCGGAAAAGCCTACGGCATGGCGGGGGGCCTCAAGTTTCGGGGAGAGCCGGTGATTTTTGACCTCGAGCGCATCTACCTCGAGGGCCTGGGCTACCGCGCCATCGAAGAAATTGAAGAGCACAGCGGGGAAATCGTGCTGTTTCTAACGGGCGTGGAGGGCCGCCAGGAAGCCGAGCAACTGGTGGGTTTGCGGGTCTATGCCGATCAGGCCGACCTACCCCCGCTGGAAGAGGGCGAGTACTACTACTTCGAGCTGATAGGCCGGCCGGTTTTTGTAGACGGACAGCCCTTCGGTGAAGTGGTGGATGTCGAAGATGGTGCGCAGGAACGGCTTATCATCAAAGCCAGGGGCGCTTCTTTACGAGCCCAGAGCAAAACCTATATGGTGCCCTTTCAGGCCCCATACGTGAAGGTGGAGGCCGATGGTATTTATATCGAATCCATCCCCGGGCTGCTCGATTAG
- the trmD gene encoding tRNA (guanosine(37)-N1)-methyltransferase TrmD, which produces MKYTILTLFPDLVRPWTEESIVQKAIQKGLIEVDIRDIRAYTEDKHKTVDDTPYGGGAGMVMRVDVVVRAIEAAGSADEVILLTPAGQPLTQRLVEELAGKSHLVLVCGRYEGIDARVEHFVTREISIGDYVLMGGELGALVILEATARLLPGVIKEAESHRQDSFSTGLLDYPHYTRPPVFRGLAVPEILTSGHHAKIAEWRRKQALKRTKARRPDLLERAELTPKDLVWLEESDFDN; this is translated from the coding sequence ATGAAATACACCATCCTGACCCTGTTCCCCGATCTGGTGCGTCCCTGGACAGAAGAGTCTATCGTCCAGAAAGCCATCCAGAAGGGCCTGATTGAAGTAGATATCCGCGATATTAGGGCCTACACCGAGGACAAACACAAAACCGTGGACGATACCCCCTACGGGGGCGGTGCGGGTATGGTGATGCGGGTGGATGTGGTGGTGCGGGCCATCGAGGCTGCCGGCTCCGCCGACGAGGTCATACTGCTCACCCCCGCCGGCCAGCCCCTCACCCAGCGGCTGGTTGAAGAACTGGCCGGTAAGTCGCACCTGGTGCTGGTGTGCGGCCGCTACGAGGGCATTGACGCGCGCGTAGAGCACTTTGTGACTCGTGAGATCTCAATCGGCGACTACGTTTTGATGGGGGGTGAGCTGGGCGCGCTGGTGATCCTGGAAGCCACGGCCCGCCTGCTGCCGGGGGTCATCAAAGAGGCCGAGAGCCACCGGCAGGACTCCTTCTCTACGGGCTTGCTGGACTACCCCCACTACACCCGCCCACCGGTGTTCCGGGGCCTGGCGGTGCCGGAAATCCTCACCTCGGGGCACCATGCCAAAATTGCCGAGTGGCGGCGCAAACAGGCCCTCAAACGCACCAAAGCCCGCCGCCCCGACCTGCTCGAGCGGGCCGAGCTAACCCCCAAGGATCTGGTCTGGCTCGAGGAAAGCGACTTTGACAACTAG
- the rplS gene encoding 50S ribosomal protein L19 translates to MNRGALLKVVEKKYTRTDIPQFKPGDTVRVNYKVVEGNRTRVQAYEGVVIKIKRNGFNSAFTVRKISFNEGVERIFPFNSPLIESVQVVSRGKVRRAKLYYLRELRGKAARIKGDRKRLTEDVEARAAAAREAAEAKAAAAAEENKE, encoded by the coding sequence ATGAACCGTGGCGCATTGCTGAAAGTAGTCGAGAAGAAGTACACCCGTACCGATATCCCCCAGTTCAAGCCGGGTGACACCGTGCGGGTTAACTACAAGGTGGTCGAAGGCAACCGCACCCGTGTGCAGGCCTACGAAGGCGTGGTGATCAAGATTAAGCGCAACGGCTTCAACAGCGCTTTTACGGTGCGCAAAATCTCCTTTAACGAGGGCGTGGAACGCATTTTCCCTTTCAACTCGCCCCTAATCGAAAGCGTGCAGGTGGTGAGCCGCGGTAAGGTGCGCCGGGCCAAGCTGTACTACCTGCGCGAGCTGCGCGGCAAGGCTGCCCGCATTAAGGGCGACCGCAAGCGCCTCACCGAGGATGTTGAGGCCCGGGCGGCGGCTGCCAGGGAGGCCGCGGAAGCCAAAGCAGCCGCTGCGGCTGAGGAAAACAAGGAATAA
- a CDS encoding S8 family peptidase yields MKHLWKLALVSVLVLIAACNGQRPNGTAQIVVDNTLTPTQATIPGPDGPRPVARMVGESGIAMDFVLGELIISTDDPAKLNAFLSRWGGQVLSETEKVGDAPKTYQVRLNPSGAQVEAILQRLNQSLPDLKGRFSTSSPEAAQLLAVALSEANQEKMTVTPNFVVLPAAIADGSTAEAPTRSSLSPADIPYTPNAFNWTYMNRGSAQDIGVGEAWRLLERAGRLSNRVRIMILDGGFALNNDFPATRQVVGSWNESSLLQCSGGNSCPWHGTHVTTAAMGRPDNGFGVAGPAGPVGELLAVPFQGDFIGIISTLERIITATLFGNPKIINMSFGFELDLGWDIAVKVACLGLCPSPSEVMDGFAVAVSATGKLLFAAAGNEGKDVDNGGGIEGSTHIPCELRSVICVGGMAHDSTARDLGSNFGTKRDDNSVDIYGPFWVWAGPDPESPANEARLRAGTSYSSPFVAGVAALVWAANPSLSASQVWAILRDTAHVGGVGVGGFERRVNAFAAVSRALEVGSSGPSVALSAASTADLNREWSITANVTDFAGNNCLPVFCPLTFDPAPTRTVGNTAYYRFNTAASRTIRVTTRDLLGREGSATREVTVINTAPVVRIDAPSNGDSFYQGQTVNLVGTATDLNEGPDPGPGPIACRWEGSAADGFPRTGCNLSVTFSTTGSRTLTLRATDPQGLSSTASVTINITLPPANLPPNINTFGPLSPSEPNYSGGFSWNTTFTAPASATDPEGNNPITYIWRATSYRPDNDSVVWRSNVVLSTSTTSGNLSWTPSTNNPSNLLGDESTFGNACYNGQLVRLELVARDSLGHESTRSFAAIRIYRCIVI; encoded by the coding sequence ATGAAACATCTTTGGAAGTTGGCTCTGGTAAGCGTGCTTGTGCTGATAGCAGCCTGCAACGGGCAAAGGCCAAACGGAACCGCTCAGATTGTCGTAGACAATACCCTTACACCTACCCAGGCTACGATACCCGGCCCGGACGGCCCACGCCCGGTGGCCCGCATGGTGGGTGAGAGTGGTATCGCAATGGATTTTGTTCTTGGAGAGCTGATAATCAGCACCGACGACCCTGCCAAGCTCAACGCCTTCCTTAGCCGCTGGGGTGGGCAGGTGCTGAGCGAGACCGAAAAGGTGGGTGACGCACCCAAAACATATCAAGTGCGCCTCAACCCTTCCGGTGCCCAGGTGGAGGCCATACTCCAGCGGCTCAACCAGTCGCTACCAGATTTGAAGGGAAGGTTTAGCACCTCGAGCCCAGAAGCAGCCCAGCTTTTGGCAGTAGCCCTGAGCGAAGCCAACCAGGAAAAGATGACCGTCACACCTAACTTTGTGGTGCTACCTGCTGCCATTGCAGACGGCAGCACCGCCGAGGCCCCCACCCGCTCGAGCCTTTCCCCCGCCGATATTCCCTACACCCCCAACGCCTTCAACTGGACTTACATGAACCGGGGCAGCGCCCAGGACATCGGGGTGGGCGAGGCCTGGCGGCTGTTAGAGCGGGCTGGACGCTTGAGCAACCGGGTTCGCATCATGATTTTGGATGGTGGCTTCGCACTCAACAACGACTTCCCCGCCACCCGTCAGGTGGTGGGGAGCTGGAACGAGTCCAGCCTACTCCAGTGCTCCGGGGGCAACTCCTGCCCTTGGCACGGTACGCACGTCACCACCGCAGCCATGGGTCGTCCAGACAATGGCTTCGGGGTTGCTGGCCCAGCAGGCCCGGTTGGAGAGCTTTTGGCAGTTCCTTTTCAAGGAGACTTTATTGGTATCATCTCCACCCTCGAGCGCATCATTACCGCTACCCTGTTCGGGAACCCCAAGATCATCAATATGAGCTTTGGTTTTGAGCTTGACCTGGGCTGGGACATCGCAGTTAAGGTGGCTTGCTTAGGGTTGTGCCCCTCTCCCAGCGAGGTGATGGATGGCTTTGCGGTAGCAGTTTCAGCAACCGGCAAACTCCTTTTTGCTGCTGCTGGCAACGAGGGTAAGGACGTAGACAACGGTGGTGGCATCGAGGGTTCAACCCATATCCCTTGTGAACTACGCTCGGTAATCTGCGTAGGCGGGATGGCCCACGACAGCACCGCCCGCGACCTTGGCTCCAACTTCGGAACCAAGCGAGATGACAACAGCGTAGACATCTATGGGCCTTTCTGGGTATGGGCCGGCCCGGATCCTGAGAGCCCTGCCAATGAGGCCCGGCTTCGAGCAGGTACCAGCTACTCCTCTCCCTTCGTGGCCGGCGTAGCCGCGCTGGTCTGGGCTGCCAACCCCTCTTTGAGCGCCAGCCAGGTCTGGGCTATTCTGCGCGACACCGCCCATGTGGGGGGGGTGGGGGTCGGAGGCTTTGAGCGCCGGGTAAACGCTTTTGCAGCGGTCTCCAGGGCGCTGGAAGTAGGCAGCAGCGGCCCTAGCGTGGCCCTGAGCGCTGCCAGCACTGCCGACCTCAACCGCGAGTGGAGCATCACCGCCAACGTTACCGACTTTGCCGGGAACAACTGCCTCCCTGTCTTCTGCCCGCTAACCTTTGACCCAGCCCCAACCCGAACCGTTGGCAACACCGCCTATTATCGCTTCAATACTGCCGCGAGCCGCACCATACGGGTGACCACCCGCGATCTGCTGGGCCGCGAGGGCAGCGCCACGCGCGAGGTCACCGTCATCAACACCGCGCCGGTGGTTCGCATTGACGCACCCTCCAATGGCGACTCGTTCTACCAGGGCCAGACCGTCAACCTGGTCGGCACTGCCACCGACCTCAACGAAGGCCCCGACCCCGGCCCTGGCCCCATTGCGTGCCGCTGGGAGGGCAGCGCCGCCGACGGTTTCCCCCGCACCGGCTGCAACCTCTCGGTTACCTTTAGCACGACCGGCTCGCGCACCCTTACGCTTCGGGCCACCGACCCGCAGGGCCTGAGCAGCACTGCCAGTGTAACCATCAACATCACGCTCCCGCCGGCCAACCTGCCCCCCAACATTAACACCTTCGGCCCGCTGTCCCCTTCAGAACCCAACTACTCTGGCGGATTCTCCTGGAACACCACCTTTACCGCCCCCGCCAGTGCCACCGACCCCGAAGGCAACAACCCCATCACCTACATCTGGCGGGCCACCTCCTACCGCCCCGATAACGATAGCGTGGTCTGGCGCAGCAACGTGGTGCTGAGCACCTCCACCACCAGCGGCAACCTGAGCTGGACGCCGAGCACCAACAACCCCAGCAATCTGCTAGGTGATGAATCCACCTTTGGTAACGCCTGCTATAACGGCCAACTGGTGCGCCTCGAGCTGGTCGCCCGCGATTCCCTGGGCCACGAGAGCACCCGGAGTTTCGCCGCCATTCGGATATACCGCTGCATCGTAATCTAG
- a CDS encoding NHL repeat containing protein, which yields MKRTWMGLLGAAALLMSACGPGGGSVTGCDPNGTGGLVVNVSGLPGGVNAKVSVTGPSGFNQNLTGSQTFTAIAAGTYTVTADKVANTDPLIRTAYSASVSSSPACVRNGQSTPVNVSYAQIPSSNKLWMVNGNPPSGSSPLLGFTASLLSSTATQSPSVSAGTVNLRDLTFDKDGNLWGIGGTTADPNLVRYPASSLGSSGSKTRDRSINIGGFSCSPGPTRLAFDASGNLWVSIPCANKVVRVAAGQLDASGMVTPGVEITGLNAPEGLAFDASSNLWIANAGAQRVVRFNASRLSASTSGPDLTIESKTPSPVINTLDANLLAFDASGNLWVMAFGANVLYRLTPTDQSGSGSKTLTPAIQVSVPVSAVLEGMAFDEGGGLWISYSAGTFARLSPAQLGTSSTSGSPTNPERIITSSSIGSAGGLALYPAPANLPLYHRLP from the coding sequence ATGAAAAGAACCTGGATGGGACTGCTAGGTGCGGCGGCTTTGCTCATGAGTGCGTGCGGGCCGGGCGGCGGGAGCGTAACCGGGTGCGACCCCAACGGCACGGGTGGCCTGGTGGTTAACGTGAGCGGACTGCCGGGCGGGGTGAACGCCAAGGTCAGCGTAACCGGCCCTTCGGGCTTCAATCAGAACCTCACCGGCAGCCAGACCTTCACCGCCATCGCTGCTGGCACCTACACCGTCACAGCCGATAAAGTAGCCAATACCGACCCCCTGATCCGCACCGCCTACAGCGCCAGCGTCAGCAGCAGCCCGGCCTGTGTGCGCAACGGCCAGTCCACCCCCGTGAACGTGAGCTATGCCCAGATTCCCAGCAGCAACAAGCTCTGGATGGTCAACGGCAACCCGCCCAGCGGAAGCTCGCCCTTGCTGGGCTTCACGGCCTCGCTCCTGAGCAGCACCGCCACCCAAAGCCCCAGCGTGAGCGCCGGCACCGTCAATCTGCGCGACCTCACCTTTGACAAAGACGGCAACCTCTGGGGCATCGGGGGCACCACCGCAGACCCCAACCTGGTGCGCTACCCGGCCAGCAGCCTGGGCAGTTCGGGCAGCAAGACCCGCGACCGCAGCATCAACATTGGTGGGTTTAGTTGCTCACCTGGGCCCACCCGGCTGGCCTTCGACGCCAGCGGCAACCTGTGGGTGAGCATCCCCTGCGCCAACAAGGTGGTGCGGGTAGCGGCCGGCCAGCTCGACGCCTCGGGCATGGTTACGCCGGGGGTGGAGATCACCGGCCTGAACGCGCCGGAAGGTCTGGCCTTCGACGCCAGCAGCAACCTGTGGATTGCCAATGCAGGCGCCCAGCGGGTGGTCAGGTTCAACGCCAGCCGGCTGAGTGCCTCCACCAGCGGCCCCGACCTGACCATCGAGTCTAAAACGCCTTCACCCGTCATCAACACCCTGGACGCCAACCTGCTGGCCTTCGACGCCAGCGGCAACCTGTGGGTGATGGCTTTTGGGGCCAACGTCTTATACCGGCTCACGCCCACCGACCAAAGCGGCAGCGGCAGCAAGACCCTTACCCCAGCCATCCAGGTGAGCGTTCCGGTTTCAGCTGTACTGGAGGGCATGGCCTTTGACGAGGGCGGCGGGCTGTGGATTAGCTACTCGGCAGGCACGTTTGCCCGGCTCTCCCCTGCCCAGCTAGGCACCAGCAGCACCTCGGGCAGCCCCACCAACCCCGAACGCATCATCACCAGCAGCAGCATCGGTAGCGCCGGAGGCCTGGCCCTCTACCCGGCCCCGGCGAATCTGCCGCTCTACCACAGGTTGCCCTAG
- a CDS encoding winged helix-turn-helix domain-containing protein, protein MQLAQHQRRPRLELQLRHHPDHLHALYRESQDQTERARWHALWLLARGQSIPEVARNLGYTDRWVRQVIHRYNQGLPMKNLRHENKGRAPLVPPELQEPFRQALLQPHPRDGLWSIRHAAEWLAERLGRPVDGRRAWYWMRRLGLAPLRPRPRHREADAKRQEAFKKSSF, encoded by the coding sequence ATGCAACTGGCCCAACATCAGCGCCGCCCCCGGTTGGAACTCCAACTGCGACACCATCCGGATCACCTCCACGCCCTCTACCGGGAGTCCCAAGACCAGACCGAACGCGCCCGCTGGCACGCTCTCTGGCTGCTGGCCAGGGGTCAGAGCATCCCCGAGGTAGCCAGGAATCTGGGCTATACCGATCGCTGGGTGCGTCAGGTGATCCACCGCTACAATCAGGGCCTGCCTATGAAGAATCTGCGGCACGAGAACAAAGGCCGGGCCCCCCTCGTACCGCCCGAACTCCAGGAACCCTTCCGCCAGGCCCTCCTCCAGCCCCATCCCAGGGACGGGCTTTGGAGCATACGCCACGCGGCGGAGTGGCTGGCTGAAAGGCTGGGACGTCCGGTGGATGGGCGGCGGGCCTGGTACTGGATGCGTCGCCTGGGCCTGGCCCCGCTGCGCCCCCGGCCGCGCCACCGGGAGGCGGATGCGAAGCGGCAGGAGGCTTTCAAAAAAAGCTCTTTCTGA
- a CDS encoding IS630 family transposase — protein MVFLFRLLFPELELEVWGFDEHRIGLKPIRRRVWALRGRTPLAQERPRYRWLYVYAFIRPGTGESEYWLLPSVSVEGFQLVLEAFARLRGAGAGKLVLVVLDQAGWHTSGRVEPARGLGLCYLPSYSPELQPVERVWGLIDAVVANGQVQDEEELWAKVEARCAYLQTQPALIQSYTLFHWWPGGC, from the coding sequence ATGGTTTTCCTGTTCAGGCTGCTCTTTCCTGAACTGGAGTTGGAGGTGTGGGGCTTTGATGAGCACCGAATAGGGCTGAAGCCCATCCGCCGACGGGTATGGGCCTTGCGAGGGAGGACGCCGCTAGCGCAGGAGCGGCCCCGCTATCGCTGGCTGTATGTGTACGCCTTCATAAGGCCGGGTACGGGGGAAAGCGAGTACTGGCTGCTGCCCTCGGTCTCGGTGGAGGGGTTCCAGTTGGTGTTGGAGGCCTTTGCCCGGCTACGGGGGGCGGGGGCGGGCAAGCTGGTACTGGTGGTGCTGGATCAGGCTGGCTGGCACACCTCGGGGCGGGTGGAGCCAGCCAGGGGCTTGGGGCTGTGTTATCTGCCATCCTACTCGCCCGAGTTGCAGCCGGTAGAACGAGTCTGGGGGCTCATCGACGCGGTCGTGGCCAATGGGCAGGTGCAGGATGAAGAGGAGCTGTGGGCCAAGGTGGAAGCCCGGTGCGCTTACCTACAAACCCAGCCCGCGCTTATCCAGAGCTACACCCTATTTCACTGGTGGCCGGGGGGATGTTAG
- a CDS encoding nitrate/sulfonate/bicarbonate ABC transporter ATP-binding protein, whose translation MQSNRKTLLEARNLTKTFTTPEGKPFTVLEGIHLELQEGEIVALLGRSGSGKSTLLRCLSGLLRPSAGEVRYRGQPVQGPMPGMAMVFQSFALFPWLTVQQNVELGLEAMGIPAPQRRQKALEAIDLVGLDGFEKAFPKELSGGMRQRVGFARALVTQPEVLFMDEPMSALDVLTAETLRLELLNLWQSGRLPLKGILLVTHNIEEAVLLADRILVLSSNPGRIRAEIAVTLGHPREREDPAFQELVEEIYRILTTRPAPERATPEPLTLGHRLPQAPVGALAGLLERVAEGPDYGKEDLPRLAEEMHLEVDDLFPLLDAAELLGLAVLQAGDIQLTAEGQRFVKAGLEGRKRIFAERLLQQVPLVGHIHRVLNTRPTGRAPEERFLRELEDYMSTEDAEKVLATAIDWGRYAELFEYDYNTGLLSRSEEVASPAAS comes from the coding sequence ATGCAATCCAACCGCAAAACCTTGCTAGAGGCCAGAAACCTGACCAAAACCTTCACCACCCCCGAGGGCAAACCCTTCACCGTGCTCGAGGGCATCCACCTCGAGCTCCAGGAGGGCGAGATCGTAGCCCTCTTGGGCCGCAGCGGCTCGGGCAAGAGCACTCTTTTGCGCTGCCTGAGCGGGCTGTTGCGGCCCTCGGCAGGCGAGGTGCGCTACCGGGGCCAGCCGGTGCAGGGGCCCATGCCGGGCATGGCCATGGTCTTCCAGAGCTTTGCCCTCTTCCCCTGGCTCACCGTGCAGCAAAACGTGGAGCTGGGCCTGGAGGCAATGGGCATCCCCGCCCCCCAGCGCCGCCAGAAAGCCCTGGAGGCCATTGACCTGGTGGGGCTGGACGGCTTCGAGAAAGCCTTCCCCAAGGAGCTCTCCGGCGGCATGCGCCAGCGGGTGGGCTTTGCCCGGGCCCTGGTCACACAGCCCGAGGTGCTCTTTATGGACGAGCCCATGAGCGCCCTGGATGTGCTCACCGCCGAGACTTTGCGCCTCGAGCTTTTGAACCTCTGGCAGAGCGGGCGCCTCCCCCTCAAGGGCATCCTGCTGGTCACCCACAACATCGAGGAGGCGGTGCTGCTGGCCGACCGCATCCTGGTGCTCTCGAGCAACCCCGGCCGCATCCGGGCCGAGATAGCGGTCACCCTGGGGCATCCGCGGGAGCGCGAAGACCCCGCCTTCCAGGAGCTGGTCGAGGAGATCTACCGCATCCTGACCACCCGCCCGGCCCCCGAGCGGGCCACGCCCGAGCCCCTCACGCTGGGCCACCGCTTGCCCCAGGCCCCGGTGGGGGCCCTCGCCGGGCTCTTAGAACGGGTGGCCGAAGGCCCCGATTACGGCAAGGAAGACCTGCCCCGCCTGGCCGAGGAGATGCACCTGGAAGTAGACGACCTCTTCCCCTTGCTGGACGCCGCCGAGCTGCTGGGCCTGGCCGTGCTGCAGGCCGGCGATATCCAGCTCACCGCCGAAGGCCAGCGCTTTGTAAAGGCCGGCCTGGAGGGGCGCAAGCGCATCTTCGCCGAGCGCCTGCTCCAGCAGGTTCCTCTGGTCGGGCACATCCACCGGGTGCTAAACACGCGCCCCACCGGGCGGGCCCCCGAGGAGCGCTTCCTGCGCGAGCTGGAAGACTACATGTCCACCGAGGACGCCGAAAAGGTGCTGGCCACGGCCATCGACTGGGGGCGCTACGCCGAGCTGTTCGAGTACGACTACAACACCGGCCTGCTCTCCAGAAGCGAGGAGGTCGCCAGCCCAGCGGCTAGTTGA